One Salvia miltiorrhiza cultivar Shanhuang (shh) chromosome 6, IMPLAD_Smil_shh, whole genome shotgun sequence genomic window, ATATCGCTGCTGCCGCCGCCATCACCACTACAAGCACCACCACCATGACCTTCTCCATTTCTATATATGCTACTGATCAAATTGAATGATcactctattttctttttcctttttcaccttttcatagTGGACTGCTTTGTTTTAGTACTTTATAGGAAACCTGAAATTACAGGAACGTCCTCGAACCACACGATGATCGGCTCAGATTAAGTGTGACATCTGTTTTGTGGGATGAATTATCAAGAAAAGTAAATCACAAAGCAAAGTGACAAAGTGCTTGGTTGAATAAAGATTGTAGTGCACACAAAATGGAAATATCTAATGACATAGTATTTTTCTTCACATCTATCCCAATTCCTATGGTGCACTCAGTGCAACATCCACAGTGCACCACACTAAAAGAAGAGGACAAGGCTAATTTGGGAAAGAAAACCATGTCCAATGCTACAACATACACCAAAATTTTATACAAGGGAGGAAAAAATCAAGATGATTGAGCAAGATACAAATGCGTCGATTTATCAACAGTGTGGATCACGTTAGGTGGGCATTCGCCTATAGTAAACAACACCTTATCATGAAACCACTGCAGCACGCGAAACATTTCGGCCTAATCCGATGCCCAGACCTGCAGGGACATGGCTATTAGTGTGACTTTGACTGTGACTGTGACTGTGACTGTGGCTGTGGCTATGGCTGGGGCTGGGGCTGGGGCTATGGCTGCAATGAGAAGAATGTATGTGGCCCTGATGTGAATTAGAGGTCTTGTTCACATCGATTACTATATGGCCGTTTCCATTTGGTTGATGAGTATGGCTCACACCATTCGTATGGTTTGCATCTCGTGTCATATTCATCATCCTGATTCCTTCGGATTCCCCTGATTCTTCGACATGCTCTATATCTTCGTTATAACCATTTATCAAGAAATCTGCGCAGTTCTTCTTGCAACCATGATCATATGGATTACGAAATCGACCATCTGGTCCTCTTAGGTAACTGTACCTCAGCATGTTTGCCATTTCATTTGTTGTGATATTGCGAGCAATCTGTAGCACAATATAATAAAAACTCTCAGAtcaggggaaaaaaaaaaaggaaattgttATAGTGGAATTTATGACTATGTAAAGATCTGCAAGGACCAATGGCGGAATATATAATTCACCTAATGAAGAGCACAAGTTATAAACCTAGAGCATATAAGGAGATAGGAACCTTTGAAGAAAAAATCATTTCTCAGAATACCTTCAACAAATAAGAGGAATCTTATTTAATGCATACCAGAAATTAGAGAACACTGGAAACATTAGCTTATGGCCCTGAGGCAACCAAATACATAaccaacaaaaccaagaaaacatcataagatATTAGAGACCATAGTGCTTTTTCTCATCAACAATCATGCAACCTCTGAACGCATTACCAAACTAGCATCTGGCAAAAAGGTGTTAACAGTGTCTTTTCATAAAACAAATGCATATTAAGGTAAACCCGCCAGTAAGAAATCATACAATGAGGAGATGAAGATTCTGGAAGTTTACCTGAGAAGCCTGTACACAAGTCAAAACTCCAACAGCAGAAAGGATGAAAGCATCTGCAACTAAAAATGCTAAAGCGCCAACATGCTGATTACCAGCATGGCTCAGCCAGGCACCAAAGGTGGATGGGGCCAATGGGTCTGTCAACACCCCTGCAATGACGTGAAATTGTCCACATGATAGAGAAAGATAAAACTTAGATGCTTACAGCAATATTGAAAGAGCTTCATGTCAAAAAACCAAAGGAAAATGTATTCTCACTTGTCAAAGCCACTGAACCAGATATCAGCAATGCCAGAACTTCGAGAACAAGTAACAAGAAAAAGTCCCACTTGTTTTTCTGTCAAGATGACAAAAAGAAAGGACCAACACACTTCAGATTAACGTTAGTTTAGGGTGCCATTCTCACAAATATGAGAATCTAAATGCAATATATAAGGAGACAGCAGAATTCTGAGTTTGACAAGATTTCACTACAGAACAACATAGAATTTTAAGATCAGTAAACAATATCAATGGAACATAGGGAAACACCTGCTTAGCTTATTTCATACAATTAAAAGGAAACAGGAAATTAATATCTGTAAAAAGCACCTTGCCAATGCAATTGGACACCCATGGGCAATGATGGTCGAATTGCTCAACACAACGATCACAGGTGGAACAATGTTTGGCACGAAGAGGTCTAACAATCTGAAAAAACAAGCTTGAACTTCTCATGGAGtacaaaaaaatgtataaatttgttggcaggataattttttttctctttgatAGAGACGAACAACAATGCAAGGTGGAAAAATAAGTACCTTGCAAGTTGCACAAAGCTGAGACCAATTTCCATTAATCAAAGCAGGATTATTAATTTCGATCTTCAGCAAAGGCTCCTATACAGAATCAATAAATTCAATACCAGGAAAAACTACACATACATGAAAAGGCAAGCTATAACTAAAGGTAAGAGCTACAAATATGAAACAATGAATGACTAAACTATTCCCCATGCATACTTACATCATCTTTCAGGTTTTCTGGATCATGAACATTCATTCTGATAAAGCCAGGGTCCTTACTGCAAATTAGAGCCAGACACAAAGTTAGACTCGCTAGCAATCCAATTATTATAAAAACAgcttttttacaaaaaatctgCTAGAAAGATTGGAATGTTATAGGTAAGTTTTGGCAGCGCAATGACTGATAACATCATGATAATAATGACCAGAACAGAAaaatacaactcaaaataaaaaatgtatattaTGATCAAAGAACATAAACAACCTATTTGATTTGTAGGAATAGCTGCATTTTTTCATCCAAATATCAAAGAATTTTTAGACAGTATTCGAACACCATAAAGTAAATGGATATAAATATTTGCAAACAAATATGCCCACTAGACTTCAATTCACTAAAATAAGTTCCAGGTAGTGACATCTTAGAATATGATCCGTGTATAAATATAAAACAAGCTAAATGAACTATTCCACAAAAATACATAATGCACATAAAACCcaccaaaaaaaggaaaaacataAAGCACATATAATATCTCGAGTTACCTGCTACATCTATAAAAGAAAACTAGACCTATTGATGCCAAGAACACACCCATCCAGGCAAAAAGACCAAAGCCAGCTGTTAATCTTGGCAGATTTGAAGCTACATAGACAACCAATGAAAATTTTGTTAAAATAGCAAATGGATTAACATAGAAATACATGATTGAGAATGGCATCGAGATATACCTGTAATAactgaatatatatatgttgcaaGCATCAGGAAAATTATACACCAAAGAAGTGGAGCAAGTCCTAGTTTTGAAAGTCTGCCGAGAAAGCTGTTGTTATCCCATCGTTTGTCAAACAACCTTCTAGCGTTTCCCTGCATATGACATCCAAGAAAATCAGTAGGTCAACATTAGTCAGATTGAAAGAGATAGAGGTTGAATCAATTTTTGAAGAAAAGGTAAAATTTATAGAATAAAGAGGTTCAAGACACTGATATATTCTAGTGAAAAAGATATTTTCTAGAGAAATAGTTTCCGGAGTACCTACAAGGAAAAATGCGACTTGTCTATGATTTTTATCGGCAGCAAGCTGTGCAGGTGTAAGGCCGGTATTTTCTGTCACCATCAAATCTTCTTTCTTCCCTGCCATCACCAGAACAGTGCATGCTTCTAAGTTACCCCTAATGGCAGCCCAGTGCAGCGGGGTGCAACCTAGATTATAAAAATACACATCAGATGCTTCTGAAGCAGCTAGCAGGACACATTTTTGACAAGATAAATACAGAAAAAACAAATATGACAAGGAAAACACGATTATACATCCAGTGTGGAGCATTCCAACAAACCTTCTTTATCTTGTCGCACTCTATGAGCATTCAGATATAGCAGAAGGCGAATGCAGTCAGCAAATCCCTTGTAAGCAGCCCTACAgtaatcatcaatcatcaatGAAATTAACAAACTGAAATTAGCAACTTAAACCACTTAAGAAGACTAACAAGCaagaaagagaaataaaatGTCAAAGACAGTAGCTGCAAGTCTTCAACAAAGACAGCACATAGAATAGTTCCCTTatgaacttaaatttaaaataataattacacTTCAATAAaagtttcttaaaaaataagaaaaagaaagaaataccTTTGCCAATTGCAGAGTACAGCATATATTTGTTATATAtcaaatttggatttttttttatgctGCTTCGTGCATATATCAAAAATAGCATGGTATTTAGCAAACAGTTGGAGAGCTACTTTTACTCCATTTTAACACCCATCGCAGTTTAATTGAGTGTTGAAGTTGCTCTTACTGTCTTACACTACAACAGAACTCAATGCATGTGATCTATCAAACGTCTCCATGAACATGGCCCAGGTTTTTATAAGGAAGACATTAACGTTATATGATAGAATTGATTGCTGAGAAGAACATTAAAGAAGAATGAAAGTAGCAGATATGGCAAACTTGCATGACCAATCAAGAACATTAAAATATCTTGACCACAAACCAA contains:
- the LOC130988162 gene encoding protein S-acyltransferase 24, which encodes MASEIEVVEEVESRDHRPDSSAAAAAAAPEDESLRNDVYTAAAYGDMEKLQRLVESEGCSVSEPDALGYYALQWAALNNRTAAAQYIIEHGGDINARDHTGQTAMHWSAVRGAIPVAELLLQEGARVSAADFNGYQTTHVAAQYGQTAFLCHIVTKWNADADVPDNDGRSPLHWAAYKGFADCIRLLLYLNAHRVRQDKEGCTPLHWAAIRGNLEACTVLVMAGKKEDLMVTENTGLTPAQLAADKNHRQVAFFLGNARRLFDKRWDNNSFLGRLSKLGLAPLLWCIIFLMLATYIYSVITASNLPRLTAGFGLFAWMGVFLASIGLVFFYRCSSKDPGFIRMNVHDPENLKDDEPLLKIEINNPALINGNWSQLCATCKIVRPLRAKHCSTCDRCVEQFDHHCPWVSNCIGKKNKWDFFLLLVLEVLALLISGSVALTRVLTDPLAPSTFGAWLSHAGNQHVGALAFLVADAFILSAVGVLTCVQASQIARNITTNEMANMLRYSYLRGPDGRFRNPYDHGCKKNCADFLINGYNEDIEHVEESGESEGIRMMNMTRDANHTNGVSHTHQPNGNGHIVIDVNKTSNSHQGHIHSSHCSHSPSPSPSHSHSHSHSHSHSQSHTNSHVPAGLGIGLGRNVSRAAVVS